Genomic segment of Peribacillus frigoritolerans:
CTCACTGAACTGCGTTTTTCACTCCAATTTAACACAGTACTTCAACATTAAATCCTCCGGGCGCTTCTACGTAGAAAGTATATCTGTGTAAATGTTTTGGAGGTTTTACCATGAAACCATCATCCTTCAACTTCTGATTGATCCTGTTAACTTGTTCTTCATTTTCTTGTATGAATCCAACATGAAAAGTCTTGGGGTAATGTACATCGCTTCCTTTCATTAGTGTCAATATGGAACCATCATCATCTTTCATTGCGGCGAACCCATCTCCTCGACTTCCTGCACATGATAAACCAAAGTATGTTTCTAAAAACTCACGTGAGGCTGTAACATCATTAACAGTTAAATTTATGTGATTGATCTTCATTACTTCCCCCAATTTTGGTATTATTGTTTTCTCTCGGTAAAAAAGTTAATTTTCCACAGGCTCGTTGTGATGTTGTTAGTCACTTTGTAATCGGACTTGTTATTTCTCCCTCCCTATTTTGTAAGGTATTCCTTCTTTTTAGTGAAAATGACAGTATCATCTTTCCGATTCAGTAAATAATCATCCAAGTTACCGCAATTACAAGATTTAAAAAGGCCAACCAGTAAAAACTGGCTAGCCTTCGGTGCAACTCAATTACAATATTTTTTCATTTTCAAAGCTAGTGTTTGACTCTACTTTCTTCGCCAATTTAAATTTATAGAATAATATACAGGCTACCAAAAATCCTATTCCATAAAACAGTCCAACTCGTTGAGTAGGGTCAAAGGCAAGGAATACTAGAATCAGCAAACAAAAGCCTAAACAGAATAACGGGACAAATGGGTAAAATGGTACTATGTATTGTAAATCTTCCGTTTTACCACCCGCTTTTATAAACTTCCTTCTAAACATATATTGCGATAAAGCAATTCCCATCCAAGAGATCGTGACGGAAATTCCCGCTATGGACATAAGTATCACGAACACAGTATCCGCCGCAATGAAGCTCGTCAATAACGATAGAAGCGAAAAGCATATCGTAAAAAGAAGGGCATTCAATGGCACTTTCCTTTTGGACAATAGACCAAACACCTTAGGTGCCATTCCATCATGGGCCATCGACCAAAGCAAACGCGTGGAAGCATACAGACATGAATTCCCTACAGAAAGAATGGCTGTCAAAATAATGAAATTCATGATACTTGCTGCATAAGGTATCCCCGCTATCTTCATTAAAGTTACAAAAGGACTTTCCAATAAGCCTAATTCCGAAGCAGGGAATATGGCGGAAAGGATGATAATGGACGAAATGTAAAAAACAATGATTCTAAATAGTACGTTTCGAATGGCTTTAGGGATGTTCTCTTCAGGTTTTTCACTTTCCCCTGCCGCAATTCCTATTAGTTCTGAGCCTTGGTAAGAAAATATTACATTCATCATTGTCACAAAGATAATTGTAATCCCGCCTGCTGGAAAAAGACCAGAAGGAGCCAAATTCTCAAAGAATGGGGTTGGACGATCAGATAAAGAGACAAAACCAAAGATGCCAGCGATTCCAATCAATATAAACAAAATCACTGCAACGATTTTTATTCCAGCAAACCAATATTCCGCCTCTGCAAAACCTCTTGTCGTTAATGCATTCAATGTAAATAAAAGCACTATGAACACAGCACACCAAATCCAGGTAGGACTATGGGGGAACCATTGTTTCATCAATATTCCTGCTGCCGTAAACTCAACTCCTGCAGTTGCGGCTGAACCTACGAAATACATCCATCCTAGAGAGAAACCAGCGGAAGGCCCAATATATTCGGCAGCATATTTTTGGAATGATCCAGTAACCGGCATATGAACGGCTAGCTCGCCAAGGCAGACCATGACCATATACAAAATAAGACCGCCGGCTAGATAACCGATCAGGGCTCCTCCTGCCCCCGCTTGGTTAATTGTATAGCCTGCATTTAAAAAAAGGCCTGTACCAATTACGCCGCCAAGTGAAAGCATAAATAAATGGCGTCTTTTCATCGAGCGTTGCAGCTGATCATTATTCTCCAGTCCATACCCCATATAATCACGTCCTTATTTTATCTATTAGCCTATGCCTTCTCCCAAACCATCTTAGAACCTCAATGAGAGACAACTAAGGCCGCCATCTTGTTTTTGAAATTCCGACATTTCCACTTCAATTACTGTGTATCCCAAATCTTCAATTTTTTTCTTTGTACCATCAAACCCTTTTGGGACAATAACGCAGTCGTTCATTCTGACGCAGTTACCCGAATATTCTTCTTCCTCTTTTACGGTGATTTGATTAAAGCTAGAAAAAGCTTCGTGATTAATGAATTCCCCGGCCACTAATAAATTATTGTCTCCCAGGTAATTGACACCCGTTTTTAAATGAAAGAATTTCTTAAGGGGAATGATGGTCGTATCATAACCATACTTACCCATGATATCTTTGAACTGCAGAGCACCTGCTTCATTCGTTCTGGTTGAAAGGCCAACATAGAAGTGATTTTCAACTTGCATTACATCTCCGCCATCCAACATACCCGGTGATTGAATATATTCGATTGTTTCATAAAAGTCCTTTAAAACTTCTTTCATTTCAATAATTTCACCATTACGGCTATCTGCACCAGGATTGGTTACAAGTGCACATTTTGGGGTCAACACTGCAGTATCTTCTACAAACGTAGAATCAGGGTATCTTTCATCCGATTCGAGAACGGTCACTTTCACACCGCAGCGTTTTAATGCTTCTACATAAGCTTCGTGTTGTACAAGCGCTTTTTCATAATCCGGGTTTCCTAAATCCGATGTTGTTAAGCCATTTACAAAACTTTTTCCAATCTTTCTTACAATCGCGTGATTAAACATATATATTCCTCCTAAATAGGTAGTTTATCTTTTTAAAATGTGGAAAATTAACTTTTTTGCTCCTGCCGTACTTTAAATGAAGTTTCTTGTATTCCAGAAGCGGAAATTATAGATATATAGACATGATAGAGAGAAGAGACAACCGAATTCCTCTCTTAAACTATAACGGGTGCCTCTTCTTAGCCCATGCTTTCTCAATTATTTGAATGACTGCACAATTTATCCGCTATTCCTACAAAATATCTTACTCCATACCCTAAAGCCCTCTCATCGATTTTAAATTTAGGATGGTGTAAAGGATAAGCTTTTCCAAACTCATTATTATGGACGCCTAGAAATTGCATGGAAGAGGGAACGATTTCGGAAAAAGCCGAAAAATCTTCTGTTCCAAACATGGGATCATCAACCTTGATGATGTTATTCTCTTCAAAAATGCCTTCCATGACCGTTATTGAAATATCAACAGCAGCTTTATCATTTACCACTGCTGGATACCCTAAATACCAAGTAATTTCACATTTTGCCCCATGCGCTTCCGAAATTCCCTTAACGATTTGCTCAAGATGCTCCCTTGCTTTCACTCGGCTATCAGAGTCCAAGGAACGAATGGTACCACCGATTTCCGCATATTCTGGTATGACATTGAGCGCACTTCCGGAATGGAACTGAGTGACTGAAATGACTGGTGTCCTAAGTGCTGAAATTTTTCTGGAAACGATATGTTGAATATTCGTCGTAATTTCTGCACCAATGATCAGCGGATCTACCGTTAATTCAGGAGTCGACGCATGACCGCCCTGACCAATAATTTTAATTTCAAAATCATCGGCGGCAGCACAGAATACCCCTTCCCTTACACATATTGTTCCTGTTCGTTCATAAGGAGTAACATGCAGTGCAAATGCATAATCCACTCCTTCCATGACCCCTTTTTTCACCAATTCCTGAGCTCCCCCAGGAAGTACCTCTTCTGCGTGTTGGAAAATAAACCTGATTTCTCCATCAATTGCATCTTTTTTCCCGGAGAGGACTCTAGCAGCACCTAATAACATCGCAGCATGTGCATCATGTCCGCATGCATGCATAACCCCAGGATTTTTTGATTTGAATTCAATTTCTGCTTCCTCTTCAATCGGGAGAGCATCAATATCTGCACGAAAAGATATGGTATTCGATTTTCGGGCAGATTTTTTTGTTCCTTTAAGAACCGCTAAAACACTCGTTTCGGTTGGTCTCGTCACTTCCAATCCTGAAAAGGTTTTTAATTTCCTGTAGATAAATTCAGAAGTCTGGTGCTCCTGATATGAAAGCTCCGGATTTTCGTGAAAATGACGTCTCCATGAAATCACTTCATCCACAACCGTCTCCTGTATTGTCTTCATCATAAACGCCTCCCTGTAGTGCCAATATTCAGATTTTTCAGATCCTTAAAAAGGGCCATACTGTATGCTTTGAGCAATGATCAAAAAGATAATCGCTATCGCAAACTGAATCAGAAGATATGGAAACACCCATTTTACCCATTTCGTAAATGATATGCCTGCTACTGCCAATCCAGCCAATAGCACTCCAGAAGTCGGAAATATCATATTCGATATCCCATCCCCTAATTGGAAAGCTAATACTGCTGTTTGTCTTGTCACACCCATTAAATCCGCTAATGGAGCCATGATCGGCATCGTCAATGCAGCTTGCCCACTTCCGGATGGTACAATGAAGTTAAGAAATAATTGGACAATGAACATTCCGATTGCATTTATGGCGGGAGGAAGTTGTTCAACCAATCCTGCAGCATAATATAAAATAGTATCCAGCAATCCGCCACTTGTAATGATGACTAGGATTGTCTGCGCAACTCCTATTATCAATGCCCCGGAAACCATATCGCCTGCTCCTGAAATAAAACCATTAGCCATCTTGGATGGAGTTAAGCCTCCAATTATGCCCATAATGATCCCGCTTAATAAAAACAAGCCGCCAATTTCACTTATATACCATCCTAATTTAATAACTCCATATACTAATAGGATGAAATTCACCAATAAAATAATTAAAGCGGCGCTATGTCTTTTACTTATCCTAAAGTTTTTATCAAAATGTGCATGATCTTCACGCCTGAATTTCCCATACTCCCCCAGTTCAGGGTTTCTTTTAACCTTCATTGCATGGAAATAGATGTACAATACTGTAACGACATAAAACACTGCAAGAAGAGCGATTCGCAACCCCATTCCCGAATACATGGGCAGTTCTGCAATGCTTTGGGCAACTCCTACATTAAAAGGGTTCGTAATGCCCGAAATGAATCCAGTCGCCAATGTCCCAAGCATGACGATCGCAAAACCCGTAAGTGCATCAAAGCCTAATGCAATCGTCATCGGAACAATGATTGCGATATAAACTAATGCATCTTCAGCAGATCCGATCAGTGTCCCTAATGAAGCGAAGATCAATACCATCAACGGAATAAGCAATTTCTCTTTTGTTCCGAATCGGACAGCCACAAACTTAATGAAAGCATCCAGTGCTCCTGTTGCCTGCATGATTCCCAATGCTCCGCCAAACAAAAAGACGAACAAGATAATTGATGCTCCTTCAATCATCCCTGCGTGAATACTGCTGAACATTTCCAATAATCCCACTGGTGTTGATTCAACGAATTCAAAGGAAGTTGGATCGACTACACTTCGGCCATCCTTTTCAATTCTTTCATATTGTCCTGCAGGTAAGATATAGGTTAAAACCGTCACTATTACAATTACGATAAACATTAAGACAAAAGGATTAATCCCTTTTTCCGGTAACTCCGTTAGTTGGTTAAGTGGCTTATTATTCTGATTAAGCGGCTCGGAAGTGATTTGACCATTAGGCAGGTCATTCATATAAATACCCCCAGTTAAAGTTTTATATTAATCCAGTTTCCCTGTCGGACCATCACTTCTCAACCAAACACTTAAACATACTCTTTACTAACTTCTCCAGCATAACGGGCGTATGGACGAAGGCACTATCGATGTGAAGGCGCTCAGTACGCTGGTGGGCATCCTTGCCGAATGGACCCACATTAAGCACGGGTGCCTGAAGTTTTTGCATATCAGCAAAAGGAATGCTGTAAGTATCGCCCCAGACCGGTGTATTTTTTTCAAAAGCCGTCCAGCCATCAGATTCATCAGTATATTGAACATAGCTTAAATCGCAAAGGCCATTAAAATAATGAATTTGGCTGACTTCTTCATCAAGCATGTTGGCAGTTTCCTTCATTAATTTCACAGATTCGATGATAAGCGGATCATCGGACGTATTGACGGCTGGATAATATGGCGGTGCGAACAGCAATACAATGGCGGGTGAAAGCTCCTGACATTGTATCATCAATTTTTCAGCAATCCTAAATGATTTTTCCCGCTCATCCAAATCCATGTTTCCTTTAACTTCACTCTTTATTTGCTCAACAAAACTGCCGCCAAATTTGCCCTCCGCATATGAAAGTAACTTTTCGTAGCGCAATACTTGTACGTCACCTACACCTTCAATATGTTCACGCAGACAAAGAGCTTTATAAGATTCATTGCATTTCATCGCTGCTTCGTTTGCAACCTGCTCGAATAAATCCATTATTTCTGCAGCTGTCCTTTTCATAATGAACACATTATAAAGCGCTGCTGCACGATAAGGTGTCTGTGTTGAATATTGTAGTTTCAGATCTTTTTGCTGTAGCGATACTGGTAAAGGTGTTTCCTCGCCAAGATCACTTTCCTGAAAAAGAGTGTTCCACTCCATGAGCTGCGTGAGGAATGAGGCTATATAGTTAGCCGTTATGCCCTTTAATGGCTCACCCACATGAGTTTCTTTCCCATAAAAAAGGGCAGCGGGCATGATTTTCCCCAAGGTTCCGGAATAAATATAATGGCTATTATCGCCCGGCTTCTGTGAAAAGGAAGGTTCACTATTAAAAAACATTTTATAGGAAAGGTCATATTTATCACGTAAAGACACAAGTTCTTTAACTGCAGCCCTCATTCCCGCAGAATTCACTTCCTCATCAGGAACGGTTAACAGCAGGAGATTGATCGGCCATTTTTCAATGCTTGCCTTTTCGATGATAGCCATATGAAGGGCAAGCCCCATTTTCATATCCATTGTTCCTCTACCAAACAAGTACTTTCCTGATTCAAGATCAATGCGCGCTTCCTCCGGCAGATCATCTTTCCGGTCATGAAGTTTTTTTGTGAGCTCCTCCGGCTGAAATGCAAGAGTCTCAAGATCACCGTATTCTTCAGTATGAACCGTATCAAAATGGCTGATTAATACAACGGTCTCCTTGCTATCGGGATGTTTATAAAAGGCATTGACAAAATTCCTCCCTAAATCAGCCTCGTGAAGCGATAAGTACGCCGGATTCCTTTTAAAATATTCAAGCTCCCTCAATTTCTCTTGAACCTTATAAGGAAACGTGCGTTCCCCCAATGTAAGAGTACGGCTTTCCCAGCTAACAAGTTCACATAACAAAGCACGGAGCGTTTCTGGAGTACCCCATAGTAATTGACTCATTGAAATCCCCTTTCCGATTTTCATCAAATATTAGAGTAATAACAGGAAGGAACACTTAACGGAAATTCCCGATATATAAAACCGCAGTGACAAACAGCTCAATCCACCGTCCTGATTTTGTAAATACGGCATTTTCAGCTCAATCGTTTTTTTATCCAGCTTCATTCAATTGACGGGCCGGGCCGTCTCTTCATATCCCTTCGGAACAATCACAAAGTCATATTTCCAAAGCTTTCACGTAGACGCATCTATTTCATTACTTTTCCATAATCAGGCGTGCAAAGGTCGGATGCCGTTAATCCATTTACATAGCTTTTTCCTGGTGTTTTTACAATTATCAATCCCCCTTTGTACGCACCACCGGGCAGGTTAAACAAGTTGGACCGCCAGTGCCTTTGTAACTGATTTCAGTTCCTTTGTATTCATAAACCGTTGCCCCGGCATCAAGAAGCTGTTGCTTCGTGTAAGCGTTACCAGAAGATATAACGCAAACCCGCGGAGCGATGGCAAGCACATTACAGCCCAAGTTCAAGTACTCATCAACCGGCACTTCGATAAGCTGAATGCCTCGTTCAATAAGCAGTTTTCTGAAAAAGACAGGCATAAGGCGGGAATGAACTACGGCTAAATCATGGTCGACTAGGCTGATGAAAGACATAAGATGGAGACACTCCGCCTCTCCTTGATCATGCGGCAGCTGAACTACGATGAAATCATCCACAAGATGTGCGGTCATTTCCTTTAATTGCCGAATGGCTTCTGCGTTTGTACGATAACCATGTCCGACAACCAGGGTTTTATCATCAAGCCAAATGATATCACCGCCATCCGCGACCGCATCACCCGTTAAATACCCTATAATCGGGATGTTCTTTTCCTTACAAAATTCCTTGTATACATTAGCTTCAGGCTGCCTCAATTCTTTCCCTGACTTTAAAATAATGGCCCCTTGGCTTGTGAATTTGACCGGGTCATGCGCATATAAGGAGTCAATCCCGACTACCGAAGATGCTGGCAAATAATCGATGTTTGGAACATATTTCTCTAAAATGGTAATAAAGTCACCATACTCTGTTAGCGCTTCGTTGAAATCTGGCTCTTCCGCAAAGTTGAAGTTCCGCCATGCTTGGCTTAAATGCTCTTGACTAATAAAAGCTTCTTTCGGATGTTTTACAATGACACGTTCCAATGGTTTGTACATGGACGAACAATATGTCACTGCCTCCCCCTCCTTTTCCGCATAGCGGAAAATGTTTCCGCCAATAGGAATTTTTCTTTTATTATAAAATTAGTTTTGGTATAATGTCAATATGTTTTAAATATTCAAATAAATCAGCGTTATATACAACTTGGAATGAAAGATAGGTGGTTTGTTTATGCAATCGATCGACCGTGCCATGAACGTTATAAAGGTGCTCGTTTCCAATTCATCGGAAAACTGGCTGTCAATTACGGAACTTTCTCAAGAGTGTGATCTTCCTGTCAGCTCCATGCATCGTTTGTTAAAAGCGATGTCCTCGCATGGATTAATCCAACAGGACGGGCAATCCAAACAATATGGTTTGGGGAATATTTGGCTCGAATACGGTTTACGTATGTATGACAAAATGGATTACATCAGCCAAATAAGGCCTGAACTGGAAAGACTGATGAACAAAGTGGAGGAAAGCGTCTACCTTAGCCAGCCAATCGGAATGGAATCACTCGTTATCGAACGAATCGACAGTGAAAAAAGCCAAATCCGGGTTTATGACCAGCTTGGCTCACGAGTTCCTATGCATATTGGGGCCGCCAATAAAGCGATGCTAGCCTATATGCCATATAAACAAGCGAAAAAAATTGTAGATGCTCTTCTGCCAACTCAAGAAAGAGCAGCTTTTTGGGATATATTGCAAGAGACTAAAATGAAGGGACATGGAATCAGTCACAGTGAACGAACAGAAGGAACATGTTCTGTTGCCGTGCCGATATTGAACCATTTTGGGGAAGTTCACGGTGCGGTGAGCATAGGTTTTGTCAGCTTTAACCTGACAGAAGAAAGACTTGATTTCCTCATTAAGAATGTGATGGAAACTGGCAATCGGGTTTCTGCAAAATTAGGGTATAGGGGATCATGAATAAGCGAGCAGTGGTGGATTATCGGATAAGCCGAAAAAGAAGATGAATCATTTCATCTTCTTTTCGTTTTTATATTAATCGCTGCCGGTCACGAATAAATCTTCCCTGAAATAGGCGAGGACCTCGCCGGCCACCACAGGTTCGCCCTCCAATACCTCCAATGATTCTATCTTTCCGCTGACACCAATATCAATGATTTCCACACATCCATCTGCCTTCTTAATCTGAAATAATTGTTCCCATTCGTAAAATCTGGAATTTTTGGATATTGAAATTTTTTCAATCCTGCCATCACAAGGGCTTAGAATCACATCTACGTACATTTACATCATTCCTTCCTTCAGTATTCTTCAAAATGAAATGGGGATTGTAACACTAGCTTGAGAAAGTTTTGAAACTCATGTATATCCTCTTGTTCAATGCCCAGGGTCGGAGCCCAGTATTGATCTAAATTAATATCATTGGCACAAAGCAGGATCATTCTTCCGCTTTGCATGGAAGTCACCATTGCTTTACCGAAAAACTGGCCCGAATATACAATGGTCACATCATATCTATAATCTTGTGACAATAAGCAATAATGATGAATAGCCTGGTTTTCTTTATTTTCGGAAAGAATATCAAAATTCAACGGATTGCCTCCTTTCTAGTAAGCCCTAATTCGTTCAGAACCTGACCCAACCTCGAAGCTGGGATGCTTCAGCTATTTTGCGAATCCCTTCAATATAAGCCGCCACTTTCATGTTCACGGAATATTTTTGTGAAGTATGGTAGACATTCAAAAAGCTGGCCGTTATCTTTTCCTTCAATCGTTCATCTACAAGCTCTTCCGTCCAGTAATAGCCTTGGTTGTTCTGGCACCATTCAAAATACGAGACTATCACCCCTCCTGAATTCGCCAAAATATCCGGGACTAGCACTATACCTTTATCATCAAGAATCTTGATTGCTTCCTTTGTGGTCGGACCATTTGCTGCTTCAATCAGGATTTCACATTTTAATCGTGTTGCATTATCTTTATTCACCACTCCGCTGATGGCCGCGGGAATCAGCACATCACACTCTTTTTCCAATATTTCTTGATTGGATAACGAATCTTTGTATAAGTTCGAAACGACCCCAAACGAGTCCCTGTTCTCCAAAAGGTAAGGAATGTCCAAGCCATTCGGATCATATAAACCTCCAAGCTCATCCGCTATTCCGACAACCTTAGCCCCCATTTCATGTAAATACATGGCCAAATGACTGCCAACATTCCCGAATCCCTGAATGATCACACGCATGCCTTCAATAGGAATCCCCTTTAAATCACATATCATTTGAAGTGTGTACAATACTCCTTTGGAAGTGGCCTTTTCCCTGCCCTTCGATCCCCCTAACCTCAGAGGCTTTCCTGTAATGAAGCCGGGTGAATCGAATTCCCTGATGTGATCGTATTCATCCAGCATCCAGGCCATGATTTGTGAATTCGTATACATATCAGGTGCAGGGATATCTTTTGTAGGTCCCACTATTTGACTTACTGCCCTGACATACCCTCGGCTTAATCGTTCAAGCTCAGATGAACTCATCTGTCTGGGATCACACACAATGCCGCCTTTCGCCCCTCCATATGGAAGATCGGTTATTCCGCATTTCAAGCTCATCCATCCGGCCAATGCCTTAACTTCTTCGGGAGTGACATCCGGGTGAAACCGAATCCCCCCTTTAGTTGGACCGGCTGCATCATTATGTTGAGCCCGATACCCTTGAAACATCCTTGTCTCCCCATTATCCATTTGAATAGGAATACAGACTTCCAGAAAACGCATTGGCGCTTTTAGAAAATCAAAAACCTGATCAGGATAGTTCAAAACATGAATCGCTTCTTTTAAGATATCCTGGAATTCTTGCAGTGGATTATCCAATTGACGTTTTTCTATTACCTTAATTTTCTCTGGCATTTTAGCACCTCACTTATATTCTTATAACTTATTAAGCAACTTTCGTGCCAGCTTTGAGGATATTATGTGGATGGCAATATACCGCCATTTCCCAATCATCAACATCATCATGCAATCATCAGGAAATATGTATTAATTCATAAGCAATTCAGATTTGCATATATAACAGTGATGATTAAATACATAAAAAAACGCATCCTAATCGGATGCGTCAGTCGGTGACAAACTAGATGAAAATAGAGTTTGTCTACAGTCATTTAAGGGGTTGCACTAAGTTCATCGCACATTCAACAATATTTTAAGTCCCTCGTTGTCCGGGGTGAGAGTAACCTCCTTTGCCGACTGTCTGCCAATCCGCATCAAAACAAGTGTCTCCGGGGTCTCGGCTAGCTAGTAATTTGGCAGGAGTCTCGCAAATTTATTCAATCCAGCGAGTTTTCATCATATAAAACAGTAAAAATACATAAAGGATAACCAATGATTTTGTTTTAAAAATGCGGTAAAAATCCATTTGCTATTAGTTTGTAACAAAAGGAGTTCTATCCAAATTTTTAAACATATTTGATTGGAGCGGGTGTGCGAGACTCCTGCGGGAATAGCGAGTCCAAGGGAGACCCCACAGGCGCAAATGCGCCGAGGAGGCTCCCGGACCGCCCGCGGAAAGCGAGTGCCCTACGTTCCAATCAACGTCCAAATTTGTACAAGTAAAAACTCATAGCTGAATTTCTTCAACTTGGTATTGGGGCGGTGCCTTCCTGAATGCCTTTGTGATATATAATAGATAACAAAAACCAATAATGAACCAGCTTGTCCCCATTATTAGGGAACTTGTCTCAAGGTTGACCCAAAGAATTCCAATTGCGATAGCTCCAATTAAAGGCATAATTAAGTATTTAATACACCCCTTTATCGTTCGATGCTTCTTTTCCCGAATGATAAAATGGCTGATCACTGACAGATTTACAAAGGTAAATGCCATTAATGCACCAAAGTTGATCAGTGACGTTGCTGTCACTAAATCAAAGAATAAAGCCGACAATGAAATGACTCCGACTATGAGTACATTAATGGCTGGTGTTTTCCACTTAGGGTGAATAAATCCAATCCATTTTTCCGGAAACACTTTATCGCGGCCCATAACATACAAAAGACGGGAAACGCTGGCATGCGATGCTAGTCCCGAGGCTAGCGTATTTACGAAAGTCGTACAAAGAAAAATGGATTGAAATAGCTTCCCGCCTACATAAAGGGCGATTTCCGGTAAT
This window contains:
- a CDS encoding Glu/Leu/Phe/Val family dehydrogenase, yielding MPEKIKVIEKRQLDNPLQEFQDILKEAIHVLNYPDQVFDFLKAPMRFLEVCIPIQMDNGETRMFQGYRAQHNDAAGPTKGGIRFHPDVTPEEVKALAGWMSLKCGITDLPYGGAKGGIVCDPRQMSSSELERLSRGYVRAVSQIVGPTKDIPAPDMYTNSQIMAWMLDEYDHIREFDSPGFITGKPLRLGGSKGREKATSKGVLYTLQMICDLKGIPIEGMRVIIQGFGNVGSHLAMYLHEMGAKVVGIADELGGLYDPNGLDIPYLLENRDSFGVVSNLYKDSLSNQEILEKECDVLIPAAISGVVNKDNATRLKCEILIEAANGPTTKEAIKILDDKGIVLVPDILANSGGVIVSYFEWCQNNQGYYWTEELVDERLKEKITASFLNVYHTSQKYSVNMKVAAYIEGIRKIAEASQLRGWVRF